One stretch of Suricata suricatta isolate VVHF042 chromosome 13, meerkat_22Aug2017_6uvM2_HiC, whole genome shotgun sequence DNA includes these proteins:
- the CDK20 gene encoding cyclin-dependent kinase 20 isoform X1: MDQYCILGRIGEGAHGIVFKAKHVETGEIVALKKVALRRLEDGIPNQALREIKALQEIEDNQHVVQLKAVFPHGAGFVLAFEFMLSDLAEVVRHAQRPLGQAQVKSYLQMLLKGVAFCHANNIVHRDLKPANLLISASGQLKIADFGLARVFSPDGGRLYTHQVATRWYRAPELLYGARQYDQGVDLWAVGCILGELLNGSPLFPGENDIEQLCCVLRILGTPSPQVWPEVTELPDYNKISFKEQAPVPLQEVLPDASRQALDLLGRFLLYPPRRRIAASQALLHQYFFTAPLPAHPSELPIPQRPGGPAPKAHPGPPYVHDFHVDRPLEESLLNPELIRPFIPEG; encoded by the exons ATGGACCAGTACTGCATCCTGGGCCGCATCGGGGAGGGCGCGCACGGCATCGTCTTCAAGGCCAAGCACGTGGAG ACTGGGGAGATTGTGGCCCTCAAGAAAGTGGCTCTGCGGAGGCTGGAGGATGGCATCCCCAACCAGGCCTTGCGGGAGATCAAAGCGCTGCAGGAGATCGAGGACAATCAGCAC GTGGTGCAGCTGAAGGCCGTGTTCCCCCACGGCGCAGGCTTCGTGCTGGCCTTTGAGTTCATGCTGTCGGATCTGGCCGAGGTGGTGCGCCACGCCCAGAGGCCCCTGGGCCAGGCGCAGGTCAAGAGCTACCTGCAGATGCTGCTCAAGGGCGTGGCATTCTGCCATGCCAACAACATCGTGCATCGG GACCTGAAGCCCGCCAACCTGCTCATCAGTGCGTCCGGCCAGCTCAAGATAGCGGACTTCGGCCTGGCCCGGGTCTTCTCCCCGGACGGCGGCCGCCTCTACACACACCAGGTGGCCACCAG gtgGTATAGAGCCCCGGAGCTCCTGTATGGTGCCCGCCAGTATGACCAGGGCGTCGACCTGTG GGCTGTGGGCTGCATCCTGGGGGAGCTGCTGAACGGGTCCCCCCTCTTCCCTGGGGAGAATGACATCGAGCAACTCTGCTGCGTGCTTCGGATCCTGGGCACCCCCAGTCCTCAAGTCTGGCCG GAGGTCACGGAGCTGCCCGACTACAACAAGATCTCCTTCAAGGAGCAGGCGCCTGTGCCCCTGCAGGAGGTGCTGCCCGATGCGTCTCGCCAAGCCCTGGACCTCCTGGGGCGGTTCCTCCTCTACCCTCCGCGCCGGCGCATTGCAGCCTCCCAG GCTCTGCTGCATCAGTACTTCTTCACGGctcccctgcctgcccacccctCGGAGCTGCCGATTCCCCAGCGCCCAGGGGGACCCGCCCCCAAGGCCCACCCGGGCCCCCCCTACGTCCATGACTTCCACGTGGACCGGCCTCTCGAAGAGTCACTGTTGAACCCGGAGCTGATTCGGCCCTTCATCCCAGAGGGCTGA
- the CDK20 gene encoding cyclin-dependent kinase 20 isoform X2 produces the protein MDQYCILGRIGEGAHGIVFKAKHVETGEIVALKKVALRRLEDGIPNQALREIKALQEIEDNQHVVQLKAVFPHGAGFVLAFEFMLSDLAEVVRHAQRPLGQAQVKSYLQMLLKGVAFCHANNIVHRDLKPANLLISASGQLKIADFGLARVFSPDGGRLYTHQVATRWYRAPELLYGARQYDQGVDLWAVGCILGELLNGSPLFPGENDIEQLCCVLRILGTPSPQVWPVTELPDYNKISFKEQAPVPLQEVLPDASRQALDLLGRFLLYPPRRRIAASQALLHQYFFTAPLPAHPSELPIPQRPGGPAPKAHPGPPYVHDFHVDRPLEESLLNPELIRPFIPEG, from the exons ATGGACCAGTACTGCATCCTGGGCCGCATCGGGGAGGGCGCGCACGGCATCGTCTTCAAGGCCAAGCACGTGGAG ACTGGGGAGATTGTGGCCCTCAAGAAAGTGGCTCTGCGGAGGCTGGAGGATGGCATCCCCAACCAGGCCTTGCGGGAGATCAAAGCGCTGCAGGAGATCGAGGACAATCAGCAC GTGGTGCAGCTGAAGGCCGTGTTCCCCCACGGCGCAGGCTTCGTGCTGGCCTTTGAGTTCATGCTGTCGGATCTGGCCGAGGTGGTGCGCCACGCCCAGAGGCCCCTGGGCCAGGCGCAGGTCAAGAGCTACCTGCAGATGCTGCTCAAGGGCGTGGCATTCTGCCATGCCAACAACATCGTGCATCGG GACCTGAAGCCCGCCAACCTGCTCATCAGTGCGTCCGGCCAGCTCAAGATAGCGGACTTCGGCCTGGCCCGGGTCTTCTCCCCGGACGGCGGCCGCCTCTACACACACCAGGTGGCCACCAG gtgGTATAGAGCCCCGGAGCTCCTGTATGGTGCCCGCCAGTATGACCAGGGCGTCGACCTGTG GGCTGTGGGCTGCATCCTGGGGGAGCTGCTGAACGGGTCCCCCCTCTTCCCTGGGGAGAATGACATCGAGCAACTCTGCTGCGTGCTTCGGATCCTGGGCACCCCCAGTCCTCAAGTCTGGCCG GTCACGGAGCTGCCCGACTACAACAAGATCTCCTTCAAGGAGCAGGCGCCTGTGCCCCTGCAGGAGGTGCTGCCCGATGCGTCTCGCCAAGCCCTGGACCTCCTGGGGCGGTTCCTCCTCTACCCTCCGCGCCGGCGCATTGCAGCCTCCCAG GCTCTGCTGCATCAGTACTTCTTCACGGctcccctgcctgcccacccctCGGAGCTGCCGATTCCCCAGCGCCCAGGGGGACCCGCCCCCAAGGCCCACCCGGGCCCCCCCTACGTCCATGACTTCCACGTGGACCGGCCTCTCGAAGAGTCACTGTTGAACCCGGAGCTGATTCGGCCCTTCATCCCAGAGGGCTGA